A window of the Hordeum vulgare subsp. vulgare chromosome 5H, MorexV3_pseudomolecules_assembly, whole genome shotgun sequence genome harbors these coding sequences:
- the LOC123395983 gene encoding cytochrome P450 94B3-like → MELPSSSSSLLLILLPPVLYISYHLARTLAKKKPATHGLRRHPLLGHLPAFLKNRDRFLEWSTELIVASPDLRMGFWIPGMTTGIVTGNPADVEHILRTNFANYPKGERAISMLVDFLGHGLFNSDGEQWLWQRKNASLEFTTRSLRGFLVDSVQAEVRDRLLPLLRRAAATGVVLDMQDVLERFAFDTICMVSFGHDPCCLADGGALTEGKSDFMRAFGEAQDLIVSRFLDPVAASWKINKWLNVGKERRLKKAIAEVHGFAMEIVRARRQSASGEENRDDVLSRFVASDEHGDEALRDIVLSFLIAGRETTSSALTWFFWLVSSRPDVVARIADEVRSVRSMTGTRPGDPFTFDALRDMQYLHAALTESMRLYPPVPIDSQSSAADDTLPDGTHIGAGWNITYSAYAMGRLAAIWGKDCAEFKPERWLGENGAFRPESPFRYTVFHAGPRTCLGKEMAYVQMKSIAASVLEEFTVDVVRKNAGSSAPEHVLSVTLRMKGGLPVQIRRRVEA, encoded by the coding sequence ATGGagctcccctcttcttcttcttccctgctACTCATCCTGCTTCCTCCCGTACTGTACATCTCCTACCACCTTGCGAGGACCCTCGCCAAGAAGAAGCCCGCCACCCACGGCCTCAGGAGGCACCCGCTGCTCGGCCACCTCCCGGCGTTCCTCAAGAACCGCGACCGCTTCCTCGAGTGGTCCACCGAGCTCATCGTCGCCAGCCCCGACCTCAGGATGGGCTTCTGGATCCCCGGGATGACCACCGGCATCGTCACCGGCAACCCGGCCGACGTCGAGCACATCCtgcgcaccaacttcgccaactaCCCCAAGGGCGAGCGCGCCATCTCCATGCTGGTGGACTTCCTCGGCCACGGCCTCTTCAACTCCGACGGGGAGCAGTGGCTGTGGCAGCGCAAGAACGCCAGCCTAGAGTTCACCACGCGCTCGCTCCGCGGCTTCCTCGTCGACTCCGTGCAGGCCGAGGTCAGGGACAGGCTGCTCCCGCTGCTGCGACGCGCCGCGGCGACCGGCGTGGTGCTCGACATGCAGGACGTGCTCGAGAGGTTCGCCTTCGACACCATCTGCATGGTCTCGTTCGGGCACGACCCGTGCTGCCTCGCCGACGGCGGGGCTTTGACGGAGGGGAAGTCGGACTTCATGCGCGCGTTCGGCGAGGCGCAGGACCTCATCGTCAGCCGGTTCCTGGACCCCGTCGCGGCCTCGTGGAAGATCAACAAGTGGCTCAACGTCGGCAAAGAGCGCCGCCTGAAGAAGGCCATCGCCGAAGTCCACGGGTTCGCCATGGAAATCGTCCGCGCCCGCCGTCAAAGCGCGTCTGGGGAAGAAAACAGAGACGACGTCCTGTCAAGGTTCGTGGCGAGCGACGAGCACGGCGACGAGGCGCTCCGGGACATCGTCCTCAGCTTCCTGATCGCCGGCCGCGAGACCACGTCCTCGGCGCTCACGTGGTTCTTCTGGCTCGTGTCGTCCCGGCCGGACGTCGTGGCGCGCATCGCCGACGAGGTCCGCTCCGTCCGGTCCATGACAGGCACTCGCCCCGGCGACCCGTTCACGTTCGACGCGCTCCGGGACATGCAGTACCTGCACGCCGCGCTCACCGAGTCGATGCGGCTCTACCCGCCGGTGCCGATCGACTCTCAGTCGAGTGCCGCGGACGACACGCTCCCCGATGGCACGCATATTGGCGCCGGCTGGAACATCACGTACAGCGCGTACGCCATGGGGCGGCTCGCGGCCATATGGGGCAAGGACTGCGCGGAGTTCAAGCCGGAGCGGTGGCTCGGCGAAAATGGCGCGTTCCGGCCGGAGAGCCCGTTCCGGTACACGGTGTTTCACGCCGGGCCGAGGACGTGCCTCGGGAAGGAGATGGCCTACGTGCAGATGAAGTCGATCGCTGCTAGTGTGCTCGAAGAATTCACGGTCGACGTCGTCCGCAAGAACGCCGGCAGCAGCGCCCCGGAGCACGTGCTCTCGGTGACGCTCAGGATGAAGGGCGGCCTGCCTGTGCAAATAAGGAGAAGGGTGGAAGCGTAG
- the LOC123395299 gene encoding pentatricopeptide repeat-containing protein At1g52620 yields the protein MSRLLPRITALPSRHRTHTPIPPALAESLARVLATRSTNPAWARSLAALLPSPLSDGGLADAVVSLRDPDLALALLSWSRSHSGSRHHDADKLPPPTPIAHSALLRLLAHSGRFDAVESTLQDMSLAGVAPTYACLGELVAAYADAGIETKATEMCERVRRQYGMLPAAIHSNCLLRLLVERRQWNDAHKLYDEMLAKEGGADDYSTCVMVRGLCLEGRVEKGVKLIEARWGAGCVPNTVFYNVLIDGYCRRGDMGRALLLLGEMEIKGLLPTVVTYGTLMSWLGRKGDLEKVTYLLAEMQERRLSPNIEIYNSVIDALCKCRSAPQAMVVLKQIFASGCEPDVITFSTLISGLCREGRVQEAERLLREAIRREVNPNLFSYTSLIHGFCIRGQVMDASNLLMEMMERGYIPDVVTFGALIHGLVVAGQVSEALLVREKMTARQLLPDTNIYNVLISGLCKKHMLPAAKNLLAEMLEQNVHPDKFVYTTLIDGFIRNESLDEARKIFEFLEQKGVRLDVVGYNAMIKGHCQFGMLDEAIVCMNSMRKVGCIPDEFTYSTLITGYVKQGNMSGALRLLCDMTKRRCQPTVVTYSSLINGYCKLGDTDAAEDIFTNMQLEGLFPNVITYTILIGSLFKKVQTAVVLLRCMRRMLF from the exons ATGTCCAGGCTCCTGCCCCGCATCACCGCGCTCCCAAGCCGTCACCGCACCCACACCCCGATTCCGCCCGCCCTCGCGGAGTCTCTCGCTCGGGTCCTCGCCACCCGCTCCACCAACCCAGCCTGGGCCCGCTCCCTCGCCGCGCTCCTCCCCTCCCCGCTCTCAGACGGTGGCCTCGCCGACGCCGTCGTCTCCCTGCGCGACCCCGACCTCGCCCTCGCGCTCCTCTCCTGGTCCCGCTCCCACTCCGGCAGCCGCCACCATGACGCCGACAAACTCCCGCCGCCCACGCCTATCGCGCATTCcgccctcctccgcctcctcgccCACTCCGGTCGCTTCGACGCCGTCGAATCCACGCTCCAGGACATGTCCCTCGCGGGCGTCGCGCCCACGTATGCTTGCCTCGGCGAGCTTGTGGCTGCCTACGCCGACGCCGGGATCGAAACGAAGGCCACCGAGATGTGCGAGCGCGTCAGGAGGCAATACGGAATGCTCCCTGCGGCGATCCACAGCAACTGCCTGCTCAGGCTCCTTGTGGAGCGGCGTCAGTGGAACGACGCCCACAAGCTGTATGACGAAATGCTTGCCAAGGAAGGTGGCGCGGACGATTACAGCACATGTGTGATGGTCCGGGGCCTTTGCTTGGAAGGGCGGGTTGAGAAGGGCGTGAAGTTGATCGAGGCGAGGTGGGGGGCGGGGTGCGTACCAAATACTGTCTTCTATAATGTCTTGATCGATGGGTATTGTCGACGGGGCGACATGGGCAGGGCACTGCTGCTCTTGGGTGAGATGGAGATTAAGGGGTTATTGCCAACTGTGGTAACATATGGAACTCTTATGAGCTGGCTGGGGAGGAAGGGTGATCTTGAGAAGGTTACCTATTTGCTGGCAGAGATGCAGGAAAGGAGATTGTCCCCCAACATCGAGATTTATAATAGTGTCATCGATGCTTTGTGCAAATGCCGGTCTGCACCACAGGCAATGGTAGTCTTGAAGCAGATTTTTGCAAGTGGCTGTGAGCCTGATGTCATCACTTTTAGTACTTTGATATCTGGGCTCTGCCGGGAAGGGCGTGTTCAAGAGGCTGAGCGTCTGTTGAGGGAGGCCATTAGGAGGGAGGTAAACCCAAATCTATTCAGTTATACTTCATTGATTCATGGCTTCTGCATTAGAGGACAAGTGATGGATGCATCCAATTTGCTTATGGAAATGATGGAAAGAGGGTATATTCCTGATGTGGTCACATTTGGAGCCCTGATTCACGGTCTTGTTGTTGCTGGGCAAGTTAGTGAGGCATTGCTTGTCCGGGAGAAGATGACAGCGAGGCAGCTTCTCCCTGACACTAACATATATAATGTACTGATTAGTGGCCTATGCAAGAAACATATGCTCCCTGCAGCCAAAAACCTTCTAGCAGAGATGCTCGAGCAAAATGTCCACCCTGATAAATTTGTTTACACCACATTGATTGATGGGTTCATTAGGAATGAGAGTCTTGACGAGGCaaggaaaatatttgaattcCTGGAACAAAAGGGTGTCCGTCTTGACGTCGTTGGCTATAATGCTATGATAAAAGGACACTGTCAGTTTGGAATGCTGGATGAGGCAATTGTATGCATGAACAGCATGAGAAAGGTTGGGTGTATCCCAGATGAGTTTACATATTCTACTCTTATCACTGGCTATGTTAAACAAGGCAATATGAGTGGAGCTCTAAGGTTACTGTGCGATATGACGAAAAGGAGATGCCAACCAACTGTTGTCACGTACTCATCGTTAATAAATGGATACTGCAAGCTAGGTGATACAGATGCTGCAGAAGATATATTCACAAACATGCAACTTGAAGGTCTATTCCCGAATGTGATAACTTATACCATTTTAATTGGTAGCCTGTTTAAAAAAG TTCAAACTGCAGTGGTACTGTTAAGATGCATGAGAAGGATGCTCTTTTAG